The Agromyces atrinae genome window below encodes:
- the glyA gene encoding serine hydroxymethyltransferase: MTESVFNQSLELVDPEIAAVLQQELGRQRDYLEMIASENFVPVSVLESQGSVLTNKYAEGYPGRRYYGGCEYVDVAESLAIERAKSLFGAEYANVQPHSGATANAAVLSAIATPGDTILGLELAHGGHLTHGMKLNFSGKLYNAVSYGVDPETFLVDMNVVRDKALEHRPQVIIAGWSAYPRHLDFAAFRAIADEVGAKLWVDMAHFAGLVAAGLHPSPVPHADVVSSTVHKTIGGPRSGFIVSRDTELAKKLNSNVFPGQQGGPLMHVIAAKATAFKIAATEEFADRQARTIRGAQILADRLTADDSRAAGVDVLTGGTDVHLVLADLRNSPLDGQQAEDVLHEALITVNRNAVPFDPRPPMVTSGLRIGTPALATRGFGDAEFVEVADVIAEALKPGADTGALRERVSALTERFPLYPGLSQVGATRFA, encoded by the coding sequence TTGACCGAATCCGTCTTCAACCAATCCCTCGAGCTCGTCGACCCCGAGATCGCCGCCGTCCTCCAGCAGGAGCTCGGCCGCCAGCGCGACTACCTCGAGATGATCGCGAGCGAGAACTTCGTCCCCGTCTCCGTGCTTGAGTCGCAGGGCTCCGTGCTCACCAACAAGTACGCCGAGGGCTACCCGGGTCGCCGTTACTACGGCGGCTGCGAGTACGTCGACGTGGCCGAGTCGCTCGCGATCGAGCGCGCCAAGAGCCTCTTCGGCGCCGAGTACGCGAACGTCCAGCCGCACTCCGGTGCGACCGCAAACGCCGCCGTGCTCTCGGCGATCGCCACGCCGGGCGACACGATCCTCGGCCTCGAGCTCGCCCACGGCGGTCACCTCACCCACGGCATGAAGCTCAACTTCTCGGGCAAGCTCTACAACGCCGTGTCGTACGGCGTCGACCCCGAGACCTTCCTCGTCGACATGAACGTCGTGCGCGACAAGGCCCTCGAGCACCGCCCGCAGGTCATCATCGCCGGTTGGTCGGCGTACCCCCGTCACCTCGACTTCGCCGCGTTCCGCGCGATCGCCGACGAGGTCGGCGCGAAGCTCTGGGTCGACATGGCGCACTTCGCGGGACTCGTCGCCGCAGGCCTGCACCCGTCGCCCGTTCCCCACGCCGACGTCGTCTCGTCGACCGTGCACAAGACCATCGGCGGCCCGCGCTCGGGCTTCATCGTCTCGCGCGACACCGAGCTCGCCAAGAAGCTCAACTCGAATGTCTTCCCGGGCCAGCAGGGCGGGCCGCTCATGCACGTCATCGCCGCCAAGGCGACCGCGTTCAAGATCGCCGCGACCGAGGAGTTCGCCGACCGTCAGGCCCGCACCATCCGCGGTGCGCAGATCCTCGCCGACCGCCTCACCGCCGATGACTCGCGCGCAGCGGGCGTCGACGTTCTGACGGGCGGCACCGACGTGCACCTCGTGCTCGCCGACCTCCGCAACTCGCCGCTCGACGGTCAGCAGGCCGAAGACGTGCTGCACGAGGCGCTCATCACCGTCAACCGCAACGCGGTTCCCTTCGACCCGCGCCCGCCGATGGTGACCTCGGGCCTCCGCATCGGCACGCCCGCCCTCGCGACGCGCGGCTTCGGCGACGCCGAGTTCGTCGAGGTCGCCGACGTCATCGCCGAGGCGCTTAAGCCCGGTGCCGACACCGGCGCTCTCCGCGAGCGCGTGAGCGCCCTCACCGAGCGCTTCCCGCTCTACCCGGGCCTCTCGCAGGTCGGCGCGACGCGCTTCGCGTAA
- a CDS encoding family 20 glycosylhydrolase encodes MPSVIPAPARATDREAAAFEFGATGRIVADETARGVAELLAADVELRIGRRLDIVTDDAGPADLELRIEPFPSASVEAHRLQVSTAGARLTATTAEGLYRGTRTILQLLGTDGTIAATLIEDEPRFAYRGVMLDVARHFFSVDDVTRYIEAIALLKFNHLHLHLTDDQGWRLEIDSRPELTRRGSTTSVGGHGGGHYTHDDYRAIIDFAAARFITVVPEIDVPGHTNAALHSYPELTPDGIAPEPYEGIEVGFSSLDAARPETYAFLEDVIGEVAALTPGPYLHLGGDESLSTPADEYATLIARATSIGAATGKTIIGWHEMGASDALPRGTVGQYWSFTKPQDDSAERTRTFARNGGRVVLSPADVAYLDMRYPGEATGPDGRVLGLEWAEGATSLVDAYGWEPTSIVDGIGEADILGVEAPLWTETARHIDDVTFLAFPRAAAIAEIAWSPRAVRDIDDFTRRLPAFTGLLDERGVRHHAAAAEHRSVS; translated from the coding sequence ATGCCCTCCGTCATCCCGGCCCCCGCCCGCGCGACCGATCGAGAAGCCGCCGCGTTCGAGTTCGGCGCGACCGGCCGGATCGTCGCCGACGAGACCGCGCGCGGCGTCGCCGAACTCCTCGCTGCCGACGTCGAACTGAGGATCGGTCGTCGGCTCGACATCGTGACGGATGACGCCGGCCCGGCCGATCTCGAGCTCCGCATCGAGCCGTTCCCCTCGGCGAGCGTCGAGGCCCACCGCCTCCAGGTGTCGACCGCGGGAGCCCGCCTCACGGCGACCACGGCCGAAGGCCTCTACCGCGGCACCCGCACGATCCTGCAGCTGCTCGGCACCGACGGCACGATCGCCGCGACGCTCATCGAGGACGAACCGCGCTTCGCCTACCGAGGCGTCATGCTCGACGTCGCCCGCCACTTCTTCTCGGTCGACGACGTCACGCGTTACATCGAGGCGATCGCCCTGCTGAAGTTCAACCACCTGCATCTCCACCTCACCGACGACCAGGGCTGGCGCCTCGAGATCGACTCGCGCCCCGAACTCACCCGTCGAGGAAGTACGACCTCCGTCGGCGGCCACGGCGGCGGCCACTACACGCACGACGACTACCGCGCCATCATCGACTTCGCCGCCGCCCGCTTCATCACGGTCGTGCCCGAGATCGACGTGCCCGGCCACACGAACGCGGCGCTGCACTCCTACCCCGAGCTGACTCCCGACGGCATCGCCCCCGAGCCGTACGAGGGGATCGAGGTCGGCTTCAGTTCGCTCGACGCGGCCCGCCCGGAGACGTACGCCTTCCTCGAGGACGTCATCGGCGAGGTCGCGGCGCTCACCCCCGGCCCCTACCTCCACCTCGGCGGCGACGAATCGCTCTCGACGCCCGCCGACGAGTACGCGACCCTCATCGCCCGAGCGACGAGCATCGGCGCGGCGACGGGCAAGACGATCATCGGCTGGCACGAGATGGGCGCGAGCGATGCTCTGCCGCGCGGCACCGTCGGCCAGTACTGGAGCTTCACGAAACCGCAGGATGACTCGGCGGAGCGCACCCGCACCTTCGCCCGAAACGGCGGACGCGTCGTCCTCTCCCCCGCCGACGTCGCCTATCTCGACATGCGCTATCCGGGCGAGGCCACGGGGCCGGACGGGCGCGTGCTCGGCCTCGAGTGGGCCGAGGGCGCGACGTCACTCGTCGACGCCTACGGGTGGGAACCGACGTCGATCGTCGACGGCATCGGCGAAGCCGACATCCTCGGGGTCGAGGCGCCGCTCTGGACGGAGACGGCACGACACATCGACGACGTCACCTTCCTCGCGTTCCCGCGCGCTGCGGCGATCGCCGAGATCGCCTGGTCGCCGCGAGCGGTGCGCGACATCGACGACTTCACCCGGCGACTCCCCGCGTTCACCGGCCTGCTCGACGAACGCGGAGTGCGCCATCATGCCGCCGCCGCGGAGCACCGATCGGTATCGTGA
- the nagA gene encoding N-acetylglucosamine-6-phosphate deacetylase, which yields MPPSTIIHSARIVSNGSVTDDGWVRFDGDRLSARGVGRSWEARPGDEVVDAGGRHLTPGFIDIHVHGGGGAAFDDGADAIARALAMHRRHGTTRAVISLVTAPIEALERRVAEIAALTRRDDAVLGSHLEGPFLADSHRGAHDPALLHSPDQASIERLLEAADGTLTQVTLAPELPGALDATRSLVAAGSRVAVGHTGASADEARAAFDVGATILTHAFNGMRGIHHRAPGPVTAALATDGITLEIIDDGVHVHADVVNLAFTAAPGRIALVSDAMAAAGAADGPYDLGSLRVSVTDGVARLVDGGAIAGSTLTLGVAVRNAIAHGIPLATAVAAASIVPARAIGRGDELGALEVGYAADAVLLDDDLEAVRVWSAGDSVFAV from the coding sequence ATGCCCCCGTCGACGATCATCCACTCCGCGCGAATCGTCTCGAACGGATCGGTCACCGACGACGGCTGGGTCAGGTTCGACGGCGATCGCCTCTCGGCGCGCGGGGTCGGGCGCAGCTGGGAGGCGCGACCGGGCGACGAGGTCGTGGATGCCGGTGGTCGGCACCTCACCCCCGGATTCATCGACATCCACGTGCACGGTGGTGGCGGGGCCGCGTTCGACGACGGCGCGGACGCGATCGCCCGGGCGCTCGCAATGCACCGACGGCACGGCACGACCCGCGCCGTGATCTCGCTCGTGACGGCACCGATCGAGGCGCTCGAGCGCCGCGTCGCCGAGATCGCCGCCCTCACGCGTCGGGATGACGCGGTCCTCGGTTCGCACCTCGAAGGCCCGTTCCTCGCCGACTCGCATCGCGGGGCGCACGATCCGGCGCTCCTCCACTCCCCCGACCAGGCCTCGATCGAGCGGCTCCTCGAAGCCGCCGACGGCACGCTGACCCAGGTGACGCTCGCCCCCGAGCTGCCGGGCGCCCTCGACGCGACGAGGTCCCTCGTCGCCGCCGGTTCCCGCGTCGCCGTGGGCCATACGGGCGCGAGTGCCGACGAGGCACGCGCCGCGTTCGACGTCGGCGCGACGATCCTCACCCATGCGTTCAACGGCATGCGCGGAATCCACCATCGCGCACCGGGCCCCGTGACGGCCGCCCTCGCGACCGATGGCATCACCCTCGAGATCATCGATGACGGTGTGCACGTGCACGCGGACGTCGTGAACCTGGCATTCACCGCGGCACCGGGCCGCATCGCCCTCGTGTCGGATGCGATGGCCGCAGCGGGAGCGGCCGACGGCCCCTATGACCTCGGTTCGCTCCGCGTCAGCGTCACCGACGGTGTCGCCCGACTCGTCGACGGAGGCGCGATCGCCGGTTCGACCCTCACGCTCGGCGTCGCCGTGCGGAATGCGATCGCCCACGGCATCCCCCTTGCGACGGCGGTCGCGGCGGCGAGCATCGTGCCGGCGCGCGCGATCGGGCGCGGCGACGAACTCGGCGCTCTCGAGGTCGGGTATGCGGCCGACGCCGTGCTGCTCGACGACGATCTCGAGGCGGTCCGCGTGTGGTCGGCCGGGGATTCCGTGTTCGCCGTCTGA
- a CDS encoding sigma-70 family RNA polymerase sigma factor → MTMPLQPPVEGLSDADLISASRSGDNSAYAELWRRHSRAARTVARSFSSLDPDDLVAEAFLRVLQALQSGKGPNGAFRPYLFTTLRNTAASWGRASRETALDTLESFEDPDSNEQATLDALDRSITAQAFRSLPTRWQEVLWYSEVEQMTPQEIAPLVGMTANSTAALAYRAREGLRQAWIRAHLGNPGNSDECRWTIERLGAYTRDKLGPRDTKRVDQHLDNCAKCTIVASEARETGSRLALVLLPLAAGIGGATAYTAWLQTAAPAAQLAAAAMPAIISDSVTATTASALSSGGSVGASAGGGAGGSSAGAASVASATTAGAGGAAVGGGLGVGALVGMAAGGIAIAASVAAAVVLGPSLFDAGSAGLAALAPGAGAPAVVEPAELTPGPGAIVPAPTAKPTPKATPKASPTPPPAAEETPAPVEAAPAPAQEPEATPEPVPTDEPEVGPEPTTPPEPSPEPTLPPEPTPEPTTPPEPTTPPTPNPTPTPTPTPTPTPDPEPEPEPVAPVTIGSVESGGGLYFPTLTGTGEPGSVIEVRLSDSAIAAADVSSAGTWSVTVTDLAPGTWSLEAVQLDGREVTSRSTASSVTLAAPPSLSVTRIGDIVALVTLSGQPNARVVVASATGDEWVRVLDGSGTASEMYVSLSDLDITVTARYSDGTSAGPATSGSIPVPLFALAAPAPAVTESEPAAPAPEPAPAPEQPADPAPAPSETPAPIEGPAPTDDAVVRPAETNETDPPVVTDETGDEPPVAEVPAAGDPVETAESITP, encoded by the coding sequence ATGACCATGCCACTGCAGCCTCCCGTCGAGGGTCTCTCCGACGCGGATCTCATCTCTGCATCGCGCTCGGGCGACAACAGCGCGTATGCCGAACTCTGGCGCCGTCACTCCCGCGCAGCACGAACCGTCGCTCGCTCGTTCTCGAGCCTCGACCCCGACGACCTCGTCGCCGAAGCCTTCCTGCGCGTGCTCCAGGCGCTCCAGTCCGGCAAGGGTCCGAACGGTGCGTTCCGCCCCTATCTCTTCACGACGCTGAGGAACACGGCCGCGAGCTGGGGCCGGGCATCGCGCGAGACGGCCCTCGACACCCTCGAGTCCTTCGAAGACCCCGACTCGAACGAACAGGCGACGCTCGACGCGCTCGACCGCTCGATCACGGCTCAGGCCTTCCGCTCGCTCCCCACGCGGTGGCAGGAGGTGCTCTGGTACAGCGAAGTCGAGCAGATGACTCCGCAAGAGATCGCACCTCTCGTCGGTATGACGGCGAACAGCACGGCCGCTCTCGCCTACCGTGCGCGCGAAGGACTGCGCCAGGCGTGGATTCGAGCCCACCTCGGCAACCCCGGCAATTCCGACGAATGCCGCTGGACGATCGAGCGGCTCGGTGCCTACACACGCGACAAGCTCGGGCCACGCGACACGAAGCGCGTCGACCAGCACCTCGACAACTGCGCCAAGTGCACGATCGTCGCCTCGGAGGCGCGCGAGACCGGCTCTCGTCTCGCCCTCGTGCTCCTGCCTCTCGCAGCCGGCATCGGAGGCGCGACGGCGTACACCGCGTGGCTGCAGACCGCAGCGCCTGCCGCCCAGCTCGCGGCAGCCGCGATGCCGGCGATCATCTCCGACAGTGTCACGGCGACGACGGCGAGCGCGCTGTCGTCGGGCGGCTCGGTCGGCGCCTCGGCGGGTGGCGGAGCCGGCGGTTCCTCCGCGGGCGCGGCTTCCGTCGCGAGCGCCACGACCGCGGGCGCCGGCGGTGCAGCCGTCGGCGGAGGCCTCGGAGTCGGCGCCCTCGTCGGCATGGCCGCCGGTGGAATCGCGATCGCCGCGAGCGTCGCGGCGGCCGTCGTGCTCGGTCCCTCACTCTTCGACGCCGGTTCGGCCGGTCTGGCGGCCCTCGCGCCGGGCGCCGGCGCACCCGCCGTGGTCGAGCCCGCCGAACTCACGCCGGGCCCGGGAGCGATCGTGCCCGCGCCCACCGCGAAGCCGACCCCGAAGGCCACACCGAAGGCCTCGCCCACGCCGCCGCCCGCGGCGGAAGAGACGCCGGCCCCCGTCGAGGCCGCTCCCGCGCCGGCGCAGGAGCCCGAGGCGACGCCCGAGCCCGTGCCCACCGACGAACCCGAGGTCGGGCCCGAGCCGACCACTCCTCCCGAGCCGAGCCCCGAACCCACGCTTCCGCCGGAGCCGACTCCCGAGCCGACGACTCCGCCCGAGCCCACCACTCCTCCGACGCCGAACCCGACGCCCACGCCCACGCCCACGCCGACCCCGACTCCCGACCCCGAGCCGGAGCCCGAACCGGTCGCTCCCGTCACCATCGGAAGCGTCGAGTCGGGCGGAGGCCTGTACTTCCCGACGCTGACCGGCACGGGAGAGCCCGGCTCCGTCATCGAGGTGCGTCTCTCCGATTCGGCGATCGCGGCGGCCGACGTCTCCTCCGCGGGCACATGGTCGGTGACCGTGACCGACCTCGCCCCCGGAACATGGTCGCTCGAAGCCGTCCAGCTCGACGGCCGCGAGGTCACCTCACGCTCGACCGCGTCATCCGTTACGCTCGCCGCACCGCCATCGCTCTCGGTGACGAGGATCGGCGACATCGTGGCCCTCGTAACCCTCTCGGGTCAGCCGAACGCGCGCGTCGTCGTCGCGAGCGCGACGGGCGACGAGTGGGTGCGCGTCCTCGATGGCTCGGGCACGGCTTCCGAGATGTACGTGAGCCTGAGCGACCTCGACATCACGGTCACCGCGCGCTACAGCGACGGCACCTCCGCCGGACCGGCGACGTCGGGCTCGATCCCTGTGCCGCTCTTCGCGCTCGCTGCTCCTGCCCCGGCCGTGACGGAGAGCGAGCCCGCTGCTCCGGCCCCGGAACCCGCGCCCGCCCCCGAGCAGCCGGCCGATCCTGCGCCCGCGCCGAGCGAGACGCCCGCGCCGATCGAAGGGCCCGCGCCGACGGATGACGCCGTCGTGCGCCCCGCCGAGACGAACGAGACCGATCCGCCCGTCGTGACCGACGAGACCGGCGATGAGCCGCCCGTCGCCGAGGTCCCCGCAGCGGGCGATCCGGTCGAGACCGCCGAGTCGATCACGCCGTAG
- a CDS encoding MFS transporter, producing MTSSPSSSLATPATAARFPWTALLVLSAGVFLSITAEMLPTGLLPEMSADLGVSEPAIGLLVTFFALTVVLTAAPLTALTRRWPRHRLLVGVVAVLGIATALTAIAPTYPLVVAARVVGGIAHGLFWALVAAYAGSLVPREQIGRAVAITVGGGTLALVLGVPLSTTVGQLVGWRTVFGAVAVLTLLGAVLLWRFLPHVERPSAAEQAAHKARGRDRTLGAVLIVCVVTAITMIGHYALYTYVVPLLTVVVGVESSLVGPLLFAYGLAGAVGLVAAGSLLGRRPTGGLVLALTVAGAGALATSLFAGAPLVALVAFFVWGVAFGAVPPLLQTRLLHAASPEIRDVASAYYTTAFNIGIGGGAFLGAVLFDTIGIEWISVVYAALFAVAVILVVSLRRTRARS from the coding sequence ATGACTTCTTCTCCTTCTTCGTCGCTCGCGACACCTGCGACTGCAGCCCGCTTCCCGTGGACCGCGCTGCTCGTGCTCTCGGCGGGCGTCTTCCTCTCGATCACCGCCGAGATGCTCCCGACGGGCCTCCTGCCCGAGATGAGCGCCGACCTTGGCGTGAGCGAACCCGCGATCGGCTTGCTCGTCACGTTCTTCGCGCTCACCGTCGTGCTCACGGCCGCACCGCTCACGGCGCTCACGCGACGCTGGCCGCGCCACCGTCTACTCGTCGGAGTGGTCGCCGTGCTCGGTATCGCGACGGCGCTCACGGCGATCGCGCCCACGTACCCGCTCGTCGTCGCCGCTCGTGTCGTCGGCGGGATCGCGCACGGGCTCTTCTGGGCCCTCGTCGCCGCGTACGCCGGTTCGCTCGTTCCGCGAGAGCAGATCGGTCGCGCCGTGGCGATCACCGTCGGCGGCGGCACCCTCGCCCTCGTGCTCGGCGTGCCCCTCTCGACGACGGTCGGCCAGCTCGTCGGATGGCGCACGGTCTTCGGCGCGGTCGCCGTGCTCACGCTCCTCGGGGCCGTGCTGCTCTGGCGCTTCCTCCCGCACGTCGAGCGCCCCTCGGCCGCCGAGCAGGCCGCCCACAAGGCACGAGGGCGCGACCGCACCCTCGGTGCCGTCCTCATCGTGTGCGTCGTCACCGCGATCACGATGATCGGCCACTATGCGCTCTACACCTACGTCGTGCCGCTGCTCACGGTCGTCGTCGGCGTCGAGTCGTCGCTCGTCGGACCGCTCTTGTTCGCGTACGGACTCGCCGGGGCGGTCGGCCTCGTCGCCGCGGGCTCGCTCCTCGGGCGTCGTCCGACGGGCGGCCTCGTGCTCGCCCTCACCGTCGCGGGCGCTGGAGCCCTCGCGACGTCGCTCTTCGCGGGCGCACCCCTCGTCGCCCTCGTCGCGTTCTTCGTCTGGGGCGTCGCCTTCGGCGCCGTGCCGCCGCTCCTGCAGACGCGACTGCTGCACGCCGCGTCGCCCGAGATCCGCGACGTCGCGAGCGCGTACTACACGACCGCGTTCAACATCGGCATCGGCGGAGGCGCCTTCCTCGGAGCCGTGCTCTTCGACACGATCGGCATCGAGTGGATCTCGGTCGTCTACGCGGCCCTCTTCGCCGTCGCCGTCATCCTCGTCGTCTCGCTCCGCCGCACTCGCGCGCGGTCGTAG
- the purU gene encoding formyltetrahydrofolate deformylase — MTAATTTNHWVLTLVCADGPGIVHDVSGAVVAARGNITESQQFASTDTGRFFMRLQIESPAERAEFEAALAPVIQRFDMTWTLDVVGRPLRTLVLASTAGHCVNDLLFRHRGGQLPVEIPLVLSNHGTLRDLVDFYDVPFEVLPVTDAASKAEFEKRVLRAVDEHDIELVVLARYMQILSPELCEALAGRCINIHHSFLPGFKGANPYRQAHARGVKLIGATAHFVTSDLDEGPIIEQNVVRVDHSRSPSELVAIGQDEESRTLTQAVKWFAESRVLLDGARTIIFR, encoded by the coding sequence GTGACTGCTGCGACCACGACCAACCACTGGGTTCTCACCCTCGTCTGCGCCGACGGCCCCGGAATCGTCCACGACGTGAGCGGCGCCGTCGTCGCCGCGCGGGGCAACATCACCGAGAGCCAGCAGTTCGCGAGCACCGACACCGGCCGTTTCTTCATGCGCCTGCAGATCGAGTCGCCCGCGGAACGCGCCGAGTTCGAGGCCGCCCTCGCTCCCGTCATCCAGCGCTTCGACATGACCTGGACGCTCGACGTCGTCGGTCGCCCGCTGCGCACTCTCGTGCTCGCCTCGACGGCGGGCCACTGCGTCAACGACCTGCTCTTCCGGCACCGCGGCGGCCAGCTGCCCGTCGAGATCCCCCTCGTACTCTCCAACCACGGAACGCTGCGCGACCTCGTCGACTTCTACGACGTGCCGTTCGAGGTGCTCCCCGTGACGGATGCCGCGAGCAAGGCCGAGTTCGAGAAGCGCGTACTCCGTGCGGTCGACGAGCACGACATCGAGCTCGTCGTGCTCGCGCGATACATGCAGATTCTCTCGCCCGAGCTCTGCGAGGCGCTCGCGGGTCGCTGCATCAACATCCACCACTCGTTCCTGCCCGGCTTCAAGGGGGCGAACCCCTACCGTCAGGCGCACGCCCGCGGCGTGAAGCTCATCGGTGCGACCGCCCACTTCGTGACGAGCGACCTCGACGAGGGCCCGATCATCGAGCAGAACGTCGTGCGCGTCGACCACTCACGATCGCCGTCCGAACTCGTCGCGATCGGTCAGGACGAAGAGAGCCGCACGCTCACCCAGGCGGTGAAGTGGTTCGCCGAGAGCCGCGTGCTGCTCGACGGCGCCCGCACGATCATCTTCCGCTGA
- a CDS encoding YrdB family protein, whose protein sequence is MTNASPETRIGPNEILRFFLEIFAFLSLGIWGFLAFEEWWLKFVAGLGAPLLAILVWALFRSPKAVFRIDAFGKAIIEIAVFTAAALAWWTLGQPIVAIVFAVVAAVSGVINGRRELAAG, encoded by the coding sequence GTGACGAACGCCTCACCCGAGACCCGCATCGGACCCAACGAGATCCTGCGCTTCTTCCTCGAAATCTTCGCCTTCCTCTCCCTCGGCATCTGGGGATTCCTCGCCTTCGAGGAGTGGTGGCTCAAGTTCGTCGCCGGCCTCGGCGCTCCGCTCCTCGCGATCCTCGTGTGGGCGCTCTTCCGCTCGCCGAAGGCGGTCTTCCGCATCGATGCGTTCGGTAAGGCCATCATCGAGATCGCGGTCTTCACAGCTGCGGCCCTCGCCTGGTGGACCCTCGGTCAGCCGATCGTCGCCATCGTCTTCGCGGTCGTCGCGGCGGTGAGCGGTGTCATCAACGGTCGCCGCGAGCTTGCCGCGGGCTGA
- a CDS encoding glucosamine-6-phosphate deaminase, translating to MAEVVIVGDAAEAGALVAETLADLIAERPDAVLGLATGSTPLTTYRALAETVASRGLDVSRVRGFALDEYVGLPPGHSESYRSVITREVVEPLGLRPDLVHVPNGDPATIVTAGDDYEAEIRRAGGIDVQILGIGRTGHIGFNEPGSSFGSLTRVKTLTEATRRDNARFFDSIDDVPTHCLTQGLGTILRARHLVLLAFSAAKAEAVTRAVEGPLTASVPGSAVQLHPRVSVIVDEDAAARLENADYYRYVWANKPAWQGL from the coding sequence ATGGCGGAGGTCGTCATCGTCGGGGATGCCGCGGAGGCCGGCGCGCTCGTCGCCGAGACGCTCGCCGACCTTATCGCGGAACGCCCGGACGCCGTGCTCGGGCTCGCGACGGGATCGACGCCGCTCACGACCTATCGTGCTCTCGCCGAGACGGTCGCGTCACGCGGGCTCGACGTGTCGCGCGTGCGCGGCTTCGCCCTCGACGAGTACGTCGGCCTGCCGCCCGGGCACTCCGAGAGCTACCGTTCCGTCATCACGCGAGAGGTCGTCGAACCGCTCGGGCTCCGACCCGATCTCGTGCACGTGCCGAACGGCGATCCGGCGACGATCGTCACCGCGGGCGACGACTACGAGGCGGAGATCCGCCGAGCGGGCGGCATCGACGTGCAGATCCTCGGCATCGGTCGCACCGGGCACATCGGGTTCAACGAGCCCGGTTCGTCGTTCGGCTCGCTGACGCGCGTGAAGACGCTCACGGAGGCGACCCGACGCGACAACGCACGCTTCTTCGACTCGATCGACGACGTGCCGACGCATTGCCTCACGCAGGGGCTCGGCACGATCCTGCGGGCCCGCCACCTGGTGCTGCTCGCGTTCAGTGCGGCGAAGGCCGAGGCCGTCACGCGTGCGGTCGAGGGGCCGCTCACGGCGAGCGTGCCCGGGTCTGCCGTGCAACTGCACCCGCGCGTGAGCGTCATCGTCGACGAGGACGCGGCTGCTCGACTCGAGAACGCCGACTACTACCGCTACGTCTGGGCGAACAAGCCGGCGTGGCAGGGGCTCTGA